The Amycolatopsis endophytica genome includes the window TTGAGCAGGAACCCAATGGCACCGGCGGGATCTTCGCCCGCACCCGGAACCCGTCGCCGTGCTTGAGCGCGTGGGTGAGCGCCTCCTGGATGATCCGCTACGCCGTCAGGTCCACGCTGGAGGGTAGCGGCCGGGGCTCGCCGAAACCCGGAGCTCCACCGGCAGCCCGGAGAACGCGATCCGGTCGATCAGCGGGCTCAGCCTGCTCAGGCGGGGCTGCGGCGACAGGTCCGCCTGCTCGTCACCGTCGGCCGGTGGCGCGAGCACGTCGAGCAGGTTCCGCAGCTCGGTCATGGTGTCCCGGCCCGCCGTCTCGATCGTCTCCAGCGCCGTCGCCGCCTGCCCGGGTTCCGTCGCGAGCACCCCGCGGGCGGCCCCGGACCACCATCACGCTCACGTTGTGGCTGACGATGTCGTGCAGCTCCCGCGCGATCCTGGCGCGCTCGGCATGACCCCGCGGCAGGTCACGGTGCTGCCCGGAGCGCGGCGCGGACACCGATCGCGACGGTGCTGCACAACGAGTAGCTACGCCAGCTTCTCCACGACGTCCACGAGCGCGCGCAGCTCGTCCTCGGTGTTGTAGTAGTGCACGGACGACCGCACCATGTCCGGCAGGTGCCGCACCTCCTGGTCGTACTGGTAGGAGGTGCGGTGCGACACCGAGGTGTTGATCCGGGACGCGGACAGGCGGTTCCTGACGTCTGTCGCGTCCGCCCCGGCGACGCTGAACGTGACGATCCCGCACTTGCGCTCGCCCTGGTCGTGCACGGTGACACCGGGGATCCGCGCCAGGTCCGCGCGCAGCCGGGCGGCGAGCGTGGTCACCCGCTCCTCGATCGCGGGCAGCCCGATCGCCAGGGCGTAGTCGACCGCGGCGCCGAGGCCGAGCACGAGACCGTGGTTGCGTTCCCACGTCTCGAACCGGCGGCCGTCGGGCGCCACTTCGTAGGCGTCCGGAGCGGTCCAGGTGGCCGAGTGCAGATCGAGCATCGCGGGCTCGATCCGCTCACGCAGCCTCGGGTGGGTGTAGAGGAAACCGGTGCCGCGCGGGCCGCGCACGTACTTGCGGCCGGTGCCGGAAAGCGCGTCACAGCGCAAGCGCCGCACGTCCAGGTCCAGCTGGCCCGCCGACTGGCAGGCGTCGAGCAGGAACGGGATCCCGGCCCGCTCGGCGATCGCGCCCACCTCCTCGGCGGGATTGACCAGCCCACCCTGTGTCGGCACATGCGTGATCGCGATCAGCCTGACGGTGCCGTCCAGGCGGCGTTCCAGATCGGCGACGTCCAGCTGCCCGCTCTCGTCGTCCCCGACGACCTCGACCACGGCACCGGTCCGACGCGCGATCTGCAGGTAGGCGATCGCGTTGCTGGCGTACTCCGAGCGGCAGGTCAGGATCTTCTCGCCGGGGGAGAACCGCAGCGCGTAGAACACCGCCTGCCAGGAGCGGGTGGCGCTGTCGGTCACCGAGATGTCCCCGGCTTCGGCACCGAGGAACCGGGCGACCGAGTGGTACACACCCTGTATGCGGTCCGTGTGCGCGGCCGCGGTCTCGTAACCGCCCCGCCGCGACTCTTCGCGGAGGTAGTCCAGTACGGCATCGGTGACCTGGGCCGGGGGCAGGGCCGAGCCGGCGTTGTTGAGGTGGATGACCTCGCCCGTGCCCGGCGTGTCGCGGCGGAACCTCTCGACGTCTTCTTCGCGCAGTGTCGTCACAGACCGACCATATGGGGCACGTTCAGGGCAGGACACCGCTTTACGACCTCGTCCCAGTCGTGCCCGTGCGCCGCGCGGCGCAGTGCCGCGAGCGTGGCGGGCATGCGGGCGCGCGCGGAGCCGTCGGCGATCTTGAGCGCGACCGTGGTGCCGTCGGGCAGGACCGCGATCTGCACGGCCTCGGCGCCGTCCTTCGCGATCAGCCCGGGCACGGCCCGCATGAGCTGGGTGACGTCGCGGTTCGGGCCCGCCAGCATCTCCGGATGCTTGCGGATCGCTTCCGCCACGCGGTGTTCCGGGGTCCCGTGCGGCGCGGTGGCCACCCGCCGCACGGCACGGGCCAGGCCACGCAGGGAGATCGCGAACAGCGGCGCGCCGCACCCGTCGACCGCGGTGTGCGCGACCGGTTCCCCGGCCAGTTCCGCGACGGTCGCGGCGAGCGCCTGCTGCAGGGGATGGGCCGGATCGCGGTAGTCGTGGGTGGACCAGCCGTTGAGCTTCGCGGTCGCCAGCATCGCCGCGTGCTTGCCGGAGCAGCAGTGCGCCAGACGGCGCGGGGCGCGGCCCTCGGCGATCCAGACGTCGTGCAGCACCGGGTCGTGCGGGAGGTGCGCCGGGCACTGCAGGTCGTCCTCGGAGAGGTCGCCGAGGATCGCGCGAGCCCCGGCGAGGTGGAATTCCTCGGCGGAATGGCTCGCGGCGGCCAGCGCTAGCAGATCGGGGGGCAGATCGAGGCCGAGCCGGACCATGCCGGCGGCCTGCATGAGCTTCGCCGTCGAGCGCGGGTAGCCCGGCTCGTCGACCTCGCCGCCCGCTTCGAGCACCTCGCCGTCGGGGCCGAGCACGACCCGCGATCCGAAGTGGACGCTTTCGACGAGCCCGTCGCGGACAACCTGCACCAGGGGGATCACCACGCTCCCGAGGCTCGCCGCGTGGGTTCCGCCCTGTCAACCGGACGCTCGTCACTACACCGTTTTGATTACCCCGCCGTCGGCGAGGTAATCGGCGCCGGTGAGGTTGCCCGAGCGGGGTGAGGCCAGGAAGGTCACCAGCGCGGCCGTCTCCTCGGGCTCGGTCAGCCGCCCGGTCGTGATGCCCATCGCGGCGGGCACCTCGGCGAGGAACTCCGTCAGCGGCAGCCCCGCCGCCGCGGCCAGTTCGCCCGCGTAGCCGTCCTTGTCGCGCCAGTTCTGCGTTCGGGTCGGGCCAGGGGAGACCGTCAGCGCGCGCAGGCCCCGCGAGCCGAACTCCTCTGCCAGCGCCTTGGTGAGGTTCGTCAGCGCGGCCTTCGCCGTGCCGTAGTCGACCGGCTGGAAGGCCGCGCGGGCTCCGATCGACGAGATGTTGATCACCACGCCCCGTCGGCGCAGCAGGCCGGGCAGCAGGGCACGCGTGACCCGCACGGTGGAGAACAGGTTGACTTCGTAGGTGTGCCGCCACGCTTCGTCGTCGACTTCCAGGAATCCTGCGGCGCGCATGCTGCTCTGCGCCACTCCGCCGAGGTTGTTGACCAGGATGTCCACCTCCCCGGCGCGCTCGGCCAGCAGTGCCACTCCTTCGGGTGTCGTGAGGTCGGTCGCGACGCCGATTCCGGGCCCGTCGTGCACGGTGCGTGCCGCCGCGAACACGGTGACGCCCTCGGCGGTCAGCGCTTCGGTGATCGCCCGCCCGATCCCCTTGCTCGCCCCGGTGACGACGGCGGTCTTCCCACTCAGCTGCAGGTCCATGTGACCAGCCTTTCTTGAATCAGAGTTACAAAATTAGAGCAGCGCAAAGCGCCGCGGATCAGAGTGTGCGCAAAGCGGTGCCGGCCAGAGTGGCGAGCCGCCCCGGATCCGGGTCGGCCTTCGCGAGCACCCGGATGCCGTTGAGCGTGGCGAGGAGGAAGGACGCCAGTGCCGCGGCGTCGGCCGATCGGTCGATCTCCCCCGCGCGCTGACCCTCCTCGATGGTGCCGCGCAGCGCCGCCTCCTGTCGCTCGAAGGTGCGACGGACCAGGTGGTTGACCGCCTCGTCGGCGTCGCCGAACTCGGTGGCGGCATTGGCGATCATGCAGCCACGCCCGTCTTTCCGCGCCGAATCGACGACCAGTTCGATCGCGGTCCGCAGGCGTTCGACGGCCGGGCCCGGCCCGTCCAGGACCTCGATCAGGCGGACCGTCTCCCGCTCGTAGTAGCGCCGCAGCGCCCGCTCGTAGAGGGCGTGCTTGCTGGTGAACGCGTTGTACAGGCTGCCGCGTCCGATGCCCATCGCGTCGACCAGCCGCTGCGGCGTGGTGTTCGCGAACCCGTGGGTCCAGAACACCTCCATCGCCCTGTCCACCGCCACGTCGACGTCGAAGGTCTTCGTCCTCGCCATGCCGCGACCGTAGCGCATACTGGAACTGGAGATCAAATAAACCTCGCTCGGCACGCCTGCGTTTTTCTGTCGGTGCCGCGAGTTAGGCTGACCCTCCAGGCCGGGAGTCCGCGCGCGGACTGTGCGCAACAGGGGAGGTTTTTGCTGGTGTCGAACGATTCCTTCGTCCACCTGCATGTGCACACCGAGTACTCGATGCTCGATGGTGCGGCGAAGATCGCTCCGTTGTTCGCGGAGGCGGCGCGTCTGGAGATGCCCGCGGTCGGGATGACCGACCACGGGAACATGTACGGCGCGGACGAGTTCTACCAGCAGTCGCGCAAGGCGGGCCTGAAACCGATCATCGGCATCGAGGCCTACATCGCGCCGGAGTCGCGGTTCCACAAGAAGCCGGTGTTCTGGGGGCAGGCGTCCCAGCGGGGCAGTGACGAGTTCGGTGAGGGTGGCGACGTCTCGGGTGGTGGCGCCTACACCCACATGACGATGTTGGCGGAGAACGCGACGGGGTTGCGGAACCTGTTCAAGCTGTCGTCGCTGGCGAGCACGCAGGGTTACTACCGCAAGCCGCGGATGGACCGCGAGATCATCGCGGAGAACGCGGAGGGCATCATCGCCACCACGGGCTGCCCGTCGGGTGAGGTGCAGACCCGGCTGCGGCTGGGGCAGAAGGCCGAGGCGATCCAGGCGGCGTCGGACTACAAGGACATCTTCGGGGCGGACAACTTCTTCCTGGAGCTGATGGACCACGGCCTGCCGATCGAGCGGTCGGTGCGCGAGGGCCTGCTGGAGATCGGCAAGCTGCTCGGGTTGAAGCCGTTGGCGACCAACGACTCGCACTACGTGACCAAGGATCAGGCGGATTCGCATTCGGCGTTGCTGTGTGTGCAGTCGGGCAAGACGCTGAACGACCCGAACCGGTTCAAGTTCGACGGGAACGGTTATTACCTGAAATCGGCCGCGGAGATGCGGGAGTACTGGGACACCGAGGTGCCCGGGGCCGCGGACTCCACCCTGCTGATCGCGGAGCGGGTCGAATCGTACGAGGACGTCTACACCCA containing:
- a CDS encoding aminotransferase class V-fold PLP-dependent enzyme, whose protein sequence is MREEDVERFRRDTPGTGEVIHLNNAGSALPPAQVTDAVLDYLREESRRGGYETAAAHTDRIQGVYHSVARFLGAEAGDISVTDSATRSWQAVFYALRFSPGEKILTCRSEYASNAIAYLQIARRTGAVVEVVGDDESGQLDVADLERRLDGTVRLIAITHVPTQGGLVNPAEEVGAIAERAGIPFLLDACQSAGQLDLDVRRLRCDALSGTGRKYVRGPRGTGFLYTHPRLRERIEPAMLDLHSATWTAPDAYEVAPDGRRFETWERNHGLVLGLGAAVDYALAIGLPAIEERVTTLAARLRADLARIPGVTVHDQGERKCGIVTFSVAGADATDVRNRLSASRINTSVSHRTSYQYDQEVRHLPDMVRSSVHYYNTEDELRALVDVVEKLA
- a CDS encoding asparaginase yields the protein MPLVQVVRDGLVESVHFGSRVVLGPDGEVLEAGGEVDEPGYPRSTAKLMQAAGMVRLGLDLPPDLLALAAASHSAEEFHLAGARAILGDLSEDDLQCPAHLPHDPVLHDVWIAEGRAPRRLAHCCSGKHAAMLATAKLNGWSTHDYRDPAHPLQQALAATVAELAGEPVAHTAVDGCGAPLFAISLRGLARAVRRVATAPHGTPEHRVAEAIRKHPEMLAGPNRDVTQLMRAVPGLIAKDGAEAVQIAVLPDGTTVALKIADGSARARMPATLAALRRAAHGHDWDEVVKRCPALNVPHMVGL
- a CDS encoding SDR family oxidoreductase, encoding MDLQLSGKTAVVTGASKGIGRAITEALTAEGVTVFAAARTVHDGPGIGVATDLTTPEGVALLAERAGEVDILVNNLGGVAQSSMRAAGFLEVDDEAWRHTYEVNLFSTVRVTRALLPGLLRRRGVVINISSIGARAAFQPVDYGTAKAALTNLTKALAEEFGSRGLRALTVSPGPTRTQNWRDKDGYAGELAAAAGLPLTEFLAEVPAAMGITTGRLTEPEETAALVTFLASPRSGNLTGADYLADGGVIKTV
- a CDS encoding TetR/AcrR family transcriptional regulator, whose amino-acid sequence is MARTKTFDVDVAVDRAMEVFWTHGFANTTPQRLVDAMGIGRGSLYNAFTSKHALYERALRRYYERETVRLIEVLDGPGPAVERLRTAIELVVDSARKDGRGCMIANAATEFGDADEAVNHLVRRTFERQEAALRGTIEEGQRAGEIDRSADAAALASFLLATLNGIRVLAKADPDPGRLATLAGTALRTL